Within the Candidatus Reidiella endopervernicosa genome, the region TACCATCGATTACCAGCTCACTGCCAGCCTCTACGCGATTGATCTCACCATCGTAGGGAAGAGTGTCTGGATCGAATAGTCAGCACCGATAAATAGCACCGTGACGTCCTGCGCTGAACGTCGTGTGTTGCGTATCGTCAGTTCAAGTGAGTCACCATTGTAGAAGTTTGGCACGGTACCGAGCGCTATATCTTCTCGTTCACCACTATCGGCACGCTCTACGCTCATCCCAAGTTCAGTGTTAGCCGCATCACCACCGCGATTGGCAAGGCGCATCAGATTGCGCACCTTGGCGATTCTGGAGAGACTATCCATCAGCAGGCTGACGACCTTCGCATTATCACGTCCATCAGTCTGATTTTTGAGTAGGTACTACGCCACTCCGGCTCAAGTTCTGCAGTTGGCGGCAGAAGCCAGAGGCTTCCCTTCTCATCCGATTCGACGGCAAGGCGTAGGTCCGCCTGTTGTCCAGCAGCCACCCACTCAACTAACGCGCTACCCGTTATCAACTTGTTATCCCCAAAGAGGATTTCACTAATCCGTTTTCCAACAACCGACTTAAGTTGATCGTCTGCGGGATATGCAACACGGAGTGTGAAGTCCGTTTTGACTCAACCAGTCTTGCATAACCTCGCTTTGGCATCGATTTGATCGCAATCGCAGCGTTATCTGCATGCGCTGTAACTTCAATTTCGCTCGTAAGCATTCCGGAACGGGTAACCGTTACATAACCAATCACTTCATCATCTGCTAGCGCTTGTTGCGACAGCTAACACCGATCCTTTCGTGACCTCATGCAGCGTTCCGGCATACAGGGTTAAACGTTTTCCCTTGCGTTCGAACCGCCACTGTTGAGTCACTCCTGTTTCGATTCAGCACCAAATACTGGAGCATCCAGAGCCGTTCCCTCATAGAGCGGTGTTGTGGCACGCCACTGCATCGCACTGTAATCCTGCAAGACCTGCTGAATAACCTGACGATAGGTAGCACCGAGGAAAACGACTCAGGGTTTTAATCAAGGTATGGGTAAACAAGCCGTGCGGTTCACTCTCTGGATGATATCTAGGCAACATCATCTCCGGTGTCGTTTCAGTCGTTCGCGCAGCATAAAGGCCACAAAACCACCCGCCCCTTCATCGTCAGCCACCGGAATACCGTCGCTGGAAAGGTCATTTCCAGCAGTGCCGCCAGCACCTCGTGAACGCACTGATTGATAGGCACGCTGCATTGCAGCTGCCGGAATTTGAAGCGTATTGGGTTTAACATCTCTCATCCGCACGCTATCACCGCCCGTAGCGGCGCTGCGCGACATGGTGCCTGAATGACGCTATCAAAACCAACCAGACAAATGCACCGCGTGCACGTATAGAAGCCAGTGCATCACGCACATCGTCATCAACAAGTGCGTTCTCTACCGAGCCAATCTCATCGCTCCACGCCTTCACGTCTCGAGGCAGGAATATCTCATCGAGTCCATCCGTCTCATTATGTGACTGATCAACTGAGTAATGGGTTGCTGTGATCCATGACCCGCAAAATGCACGTAAACAAAATCACCTTTCTGTGAATCATTGGCAAGAGAGGCAAGCGCCTGTTTGATTGCGGCGGAGGTAGGCAGACCATCTGCACCCTCTACACCATCAGCAAGTACACGCATCTGTTTTCGATCGAAACCAGACTCGATAAGGAAGTCGCGTGCCAGGCGCACGTCGTACTTGGGACCTTCGAGCTGAAATTTTTCATCAAGATTTGGGTATTCTGAAACACCCACCAACAATGCATGCCGAGTCGATGCGTGGAGGTTTGTTGAGTATCGCGGCTGCAAACATAACAAACACAACAGTCAAACAGTGGCGAGTAGACTCTGCACCGCTCCTGACCTGCACGCGGACTGCAGCCTCAACCATATCCCTGCGATTCATTTCTGGATCCCTCGAATTATTATAAATAGGTGACTAATAGACAAACTGAAATCAGATTCAGATCGAAGTCAGCAATAGTTTCAATTCATCATTATTATCTTGTTCGATACCAAAACGTTCAAATATCACTTTTACACTGCTATCAATGTGCTGTTCAATAGGTATATTGATCAACCAGGAGTTCTCGTAGCGGGAGATGATCACCTCAATGCCATGGTCGTCGAGCTTAACTTCAAGCTGCTCGAGCCATACTTCAGGCACACCCATCCGTATCATCTGGCGTTTCTCGTCCCTCGCATTTGAGGTATATCCGCCATTGCAATCTCTACTCCTGATCATCTTGCTCAGTTGAGTGAAATGCCGTTAATGAAACGCCAACACTGAACATGAGTAGCAGTGAGACCAAAAGTTCCGCAAACCATATCCGTAAGTTTCCAGTTAAATACTCAGTCATCATCGACTCTCCTTGACTGGTCAAAATCGCAGCCAATTCACCCAGGCACTATCAAACACCGGCAATCGTCAGGCGTAGTTTTCACCCAAGCTACAAAAACCGGGGAGTCGCTATTTTTGCGAAAGTTTGTTTTGGGCATCCAAGCCCAAGCAAACAGCAAAACTTAACGCGACCGTTTATGCCTGCGGCGCCCGACCGTCCTGCGTACGTTGCGTAATCACCTCTTCGAGGCTCTACACAACTCCCTCAGTGACTCTACGCCGACATAAAGCCGCTGCTGCATCTTCTTCGTCGTCCGCTCGCGCTCTCAACTACGAATATGCAGACGGCGTCGACTATCGGGGACTAACCGCCCTCACTTCGCTCTCCATGGCGGTCAGCGGGGGTTAATGCAAATCACATTAACCCCTCCGAACATCTGTTTTGACCGCAGTCTCAAATATTAGTTAGTGAAGAGTTCATAGGCATTCCAGACACGACCCAGGTTATGTATTTCAACCCTGAACGTACCAGTCCAGGCGGGGTCAGGAGCAGTACATGGTATCTGTACGATCACTGTCGGTGCATATCTCATTGTCATTATTGTCGTAGACATAGAGATCGAGATCGGTATCACCATCACCCTTGATGAGAATCTCTGCCTTCTCTTCTCCCTCAAACTTAATACGGAAGATATCTACATCTCGTGCCTTGATACGATCTTCGTGGCCACGCACACGCCCCTTTACTCGACCACGCGACTTCATACCTTCAACATCTCGAACCATGGCCAGTACTGTTGGGTTATCGCCAGCCATCTCTTTGGCGCGTGCCAGCATTGCATCGGCCGTACCGCTATTCGCGCTTGCCTTCTTGTCACTATCATCGCCACCTTTGCTGCTCTTGGCGGCCTCCATCTTATCTGCGCCACCCACACTCTTCTTCATCTTCGCAGCCAGTACAAGAGCTACCGCATCGTTATTTGCATCGCCGTAGGCAGCAAGCTGATCTGCAAGTGCGAGCTGTGTTACGGATTGTGAAGACTCGCTAGAGGAAGCCTTACCCGAATTACTACCCTTTTTATCCATACCAGCCAAGCTCATACCCGAACTCATACCCAGTACAATAGAGACCGCTACTACAACTATGCTTTTCTTCATTTTTCATTCTGTCTTCCTTTCTTTATATGTGGATTATTTCCGTGCTTACTGTCTATAACGGACAACGTGGCGGCAGTGAACATAACTTTTTCTCTACAATTAAACCCTACCAATCACTTGGTTTTACACCTATTTTTACTTGATCATACTTATAAAAGGCAGACCAAAAGTGACTGTAAATGGTCTGTATTTATAATTTTATCGTAGCCAATTTGACTCAAGCATTCCGACATATTGATTGTTAATAGCGATAACCTTGCTTGTTTCTCGATCATAAAACAGATGGTAATAGGTCGTTATTGCTAGTATTTTTGCATCACGCGAAATCACTTTCGCAGTATCACCATCACTTCGATACACCGTGTAGGTGTACTTGGCATCGCGCTTCAACATTCCAGACTCAGCCAGAGCAAGATCCGGACGTGCATTAACATGACGCTAAACAGGTATACGATACCTGCCAGAAGAAAGCACTAAACCTGTCCATCGCCATGGTGTACGTTCACCTTGCTCAAAGATCAAATGCTGTCCAAGCCATGCTGCAAGGAATACGACGACACCATAGGCGAATACCATCACCGCGCTGAGCACGACATTCTCACCAATCGTCAACCCATTAAAGGCGCGTACGACGAGAAAAGAGACGGCAACAATCAGGACAACAACCAACGCAACCATAGCAATAACACGAAACCGCCTACGCTCAAGGCCAAACAGAACTCTTTCGCCAGATCGCAGTTCATTCTTCTCTGCCCAGACAGACTCACAACGGTCGACAACCACCACAGCCACCACAGCCACCATGTATCCGGCAATCATAGAGACAATCATCAGTATCGCCTTGAGGAAGGTACTTACGACTGCCCATTGCCGCCACCACTGATACATAAAGTCATAGAAAGACGAAAAGCGGAATATATTGATGTCGAATTGATTAAAGAACGCCCTCTCATAGACATACCCGACCGACGAGGTCAGTAGCAAAACGATTGCACCTAGCAACGCTGGGTGACCAGACAACCAGCCCACAAACTGATGAATAGGTCTCTTCTCATTCATAGTTAGATACACCCTACCTCTCTGTTCATTGCTGCTGTCCAGCACCGAGTATCAAGAAACGCTTTGCGTAGTCGCAGAACAGATCTTCATCCTCTGCATCAATCTCTGACCACTCACTCACTAGTTCGGCCTTCTGCACGCTTCAGGTCTTGCTGAATAAAAAGGAAGTAACCGTTCAAACATCTGGCGATGACGTACGTTTGCACTTCCGGCACGGCCCTCCCAACGCACTCAAAGAAACCAGCAACGTCCAGCGTCCCGCCTCATACTCTGTGCGCCAAATTCATCACAGTCAGAGCCCTCACAGGCGTGTCGTTTAGTAGGAAGCGTTTTGATGACCTAA harbors:
- a CDS encoding caspase family protein, which gives rise to MCLLCLQPRYSTNLHASTRHALLVGVSEYPNLDEKFQLEGPKYDVRLARDFLIESGFDRKQMRVLADGVEGADGLPTSAAIKQALASLANDSQKGDFVYVHFAGHGSQQPITQLISHIMRRMDSMRYSCLET